The Bradyrhizobium sp. CCBAU 051011 DNA segment CTTGGACAGCGTCCTTTCGGACCGCCGGTAAGACTGGCCTCATCGAAGCCCGGTTCCGGGCCGACACCATTCAGGCGGCTGCTGCTCCCGCGCGCTTTCGCCCAGGACATTACATAACGTTCACGCACTAGTGTCTATTGACGATTATTAACATTTATCAGTGAGCACTCGATACTTCTCATCAGCGTCAGCACAAAGGAGTGTCTGATGTTGGTCCAGTCGATTTTGTCGAGCTACTCCAGACTGTTAGTGGGGGCATTGCTGGCACTGCTGGCGGTTTTCTTGGCCGGCTGCTATGAGACGGTTGCCGAAAAAGTCGGGCCCTCTCGCCCGGTTCTGGTCGCCACCGCGCATTACGAGGCTGAGCAGCCTGAGCGCAGTTTTGTCGGCACAATCCGGCCGCGGGTCGAGGCCGACATGGGTTTTCGGGTGCCCGGCAAGGTGGCGAAGCGCCTTGTGGAAGTAGGCCAGACCGTCGATGTCGGCCAGCCGCTCGCGACCCTCGATGAGGTTGATCTGAAATTGCAGGCCGAACAGGCCGAGGCCGAATTCAGCGCCGCCACCGGGGTGCTGGCCCAGGCGGGCGCCGCCGAACAGCGCGCCAAGAATCTACGCGCCAAGGGCTGGACCACCGATGCGCAGTTCGATCAAAGCCGCGCCGCCGCCGATGAGGCGCGTGCGCGGCTCAATCGCGCCGAGCGCTCGGTCAATCTCACCAAGAACTCGCTTTCCTACGCGACGCTGGTCGCCGACAGCCGCGGTGTCGTCACCGCCACCTTGATCGAGCCGGGTCAGGTCGTGGCCTCTGGCCAGACGGCCATTCGGGTCGCGCGCTTTGCCGAAAAGGAAGCCGTGGTCGCGATCCCGGAGACGCTGGTCGGCCGCGCCAAAGACGGCACGGCGAGCGTGACCCT contains these protein-coding regions:
- a CDS encoding efflux RND transporter periplasmic adaptor subunit, which gives rise to MLVQSILSSYSRLLVGALLALLAVFLAGCYETVAEKVGPSRPVLVATAHYEAEQPERSFVGTIRPRVEADMGFRVPGKVAKRLVEVGQTVDVGQPLATLDEVDLKLQAEQAEAEFSAATGVLAQAGAAEQRAKNLRAKGWTTDAQFDQSRAAADEARARLNRAERSVNLTKNSLSYATLVADSRGVVTATLIEPGQVVASGQTAIRVARFAEKEAVVAIPETLVGRAKDGTASVTLWSEPNRKYAAKLREIAPAADPATRTYLAKFSLPEADDKVSLGMTATLTLSDPATQRVARLPLSALFNEGGNPSLYVVDDHGDVTQRPVAVKAYESNDVVITGGVDEGAKVVALGVQKLDAAQKVRVVSSLSF